The Erythrobacter insulae genome window below encodes:
- a CDS encoding VirB4 family type IV secretion/conjugal transfer ATPase: MVKWIGAAAWSAKEARAGDRLPYERLIDENTVLLRDGSVMTAIQVPGLLFETEDSDALNAHAATREVMLRSTLDARFVLYHHVIRRRVEVELDAEFADPLSRHIDARWKERLAGGSLFINDQFVTLIRRPARGKTGLPERISKFWNRRGQEELEADYKDLRSLKAAATGLVASLSAYGATILGDYSAPGGGTNSEMLELLSAIYNGEMRPVRRPHEDTDIGQMLPYRRASFGLDAMELRGSSDPEFSAILGLKDYPEATSPGLLDGLLRLPYEMVVTESYAPNERTTARERIDLALRRSRSVDEDAAAERADMMSARDALSNGAVGFGDHHLTVLVRESTLDRLDVATAACGSALADTGAIAVREDTNLEPSFWAQFPGNEEYIVRRALISSANMAGFGSFHGFALGQAEGNHWGSAVTLLETTSATPFFFNFHHGDLGNFSVIGPSGSGKTVVMNFLAAQAQKFKPRTILFDKDRGAELFIRGIGGRYDRINPGEPTGFNPLSLPDTPSNKAFLRDWLAVLLKADGPEEFATISAAVDAAYQNDPSLRRLRHFKELLAGARRPQPGDLADRLGAWIGDITGDGGEYAWLFDNEADLLDLDQRVLGFDMTQLLENPRLRTPVMMYLFHRIEERLDGEPTMILIDEGWKALDDEVFAARIRDWLKTLRKRNALVGFATQSARDALESRISTALVEQTATMIFMPNSRARPEDYCDGFGLTDHEFALIRTLPAHSRCFLVRQPDASVVVRLDLSGAPEVLTVLSGREASVRRLDLLREAVGDDPSQWYPALTGHAWPEATAEVDEHGEPVWQAAE, encoded by the coding sequence ATGGTTAAATGGATCGGAGCGGCCGCATGGAGCGCGAAAGAAGCGCGCGCTGGCGACCGTTTGCCGTACGAACGGTTGATTGACGAAAACACTGTGCTGCTGCGCGATGGATCGGTCATGACTGCGATCCAGGTGCCTGGCCTGTTGTTTGAAACCGAGGATTCCGACGCGCTAAACGCCCACGCTGCGACGCGTGAGGTGATGCTGCGATCCACGCTGGATGCGCGGTTTGTGCTGTATCATCACGTGATCCGCCGCCGGGTCGAGGTTGAGCTGGATGCGGAATTTGCAGACCCGCTATCGCGTCATATTGATGCGCGATGGAAAGAGCGATTGGCGGGCGGATCACTGTTTATCAATGATCAGTTTGTCACACTGATCCGCCGGCCCGCGCGCGGCAAAACCGGCCTGCCAGAGCGTATTTCGAAATTCTGGAACCGGCGCGGTCAGGAAGAGCTCGAAGCGGATTACAAGGATCTGCGCAGTCTGAAGGCGGCGGCCACAGGGCTTGTCGCCTCGCTTTCCGCTTACGGCGCGACCATATTGGGCGATTATTCGGCACCGGGCGGCGGGACCAATTCGGAAATGCTCGAATTGCTTTCGGCGATATACAACGGTGAAATGCGTCCTGTTCGCCGGCCGCATGAAGACACCGACATTGGCCAGATGCTGCCGTATCGCCGTGCGAGCTTTGGTCTGGATGCGATGGAGCTGCGCGGCAGCTCTGATCCAGAATTTTCGGCGATCCTTGGGCTGAAAGACTATCCTGAGGCAACATCGCCCGGCTTGCTCGATGGATTGCTGCGCCTTCCGTACGAGATGGTCGTGACGGAAAGCTACGCGCCGAATGAGCGCACTACAGCCCGTGAACGGATCGATCTGGCCTTGCGCCGCTCCCGCTCGGTGGATGAAGATGCCGCCGCCGAACGTGCGGATATGATGTCTGCGCGTGATGCCTTGAGCAACGGAGCCGTCGGTTTTGGGGATCACCACCTCACTGTGTTGGTGCGTGAAAGCACCCTCGACCGGTTGGATGTTGCAACCGCAGCCTGCGGATCTGCATTGGCAGACACGGGCGCCATCGCCGTTCGTGAAGACACCAATCTAGAGCCGTCTTTTTGGGCGCAATTCCCCGGTAACGAGGAATATATCGTACGCCGCGCGCTCATTTCATCGGCCAATATGGCAGGTTTCGGCAGCTTCCATGGCTTTGCACTGGGGCAGGCAGAGGGGAACCATTGGGGCAGCGCCGTGACTCTGCTGGAAACGACCAGCGCCACACCGTTCTTTTTCAATTTCCATCACGGAGATTTGGGCAATTTTTCGGTCATCGGGCCATCTGGTTCGGGCAAAACTGTCGTGATGAACTTCCTTGCGGCGCAAGCGCAAAAGTTCAAACCGCGCACGATCTTGTTCGATAAAGATCGCGGTGCCGAGTTGTTTATCCGCGGCATTGGCGGGCGTTACGACCGGATCAATCCGGGCGAGCCGACCGGTTTTAACCCGCTGTCTTTGCCCGATACGCCTTCCAACAAAGCATTCCTGCGCGATTGGCTCGCGGTGCTTTTAAAAGCGGACGGACCCGAAGAATTCGCTACGATCAGCGCGGCTGTCGATGCTGCGTATCAGAACGATCCAAGCCTTCGCCGCCTGCGCCACTTCAAAGAATTGCTCGCCGGTGCACGCCGGCCGCAACCGGGCGATCTCGCAGACAGGCTCGGCGCGTGGATCGGCGATATCACCGGCGATGGCGGTGAATATGCATGGCTGTTCGATAACGAAGCAGACCTGCTTGATCTTGATCAGCGTGTGCTTGGTTTTGACATGACGCAGCTGCTTGAAAACCCACGTTTGCGCACGCCGGTGATGATGTATCTGTTCCACCGCATTGAAGAACGGCTTGATGGGGAGCCGACCATGATCCTGATCGACGAGGGCTGGAAGGCGCTTGATGATGAGGTGTTTGCGGCGCGCATCCGTGACTGGCTCAAGACTTTGCGCAAACGCAATGCTTTGGTCGGGTTTGCCACGCAATCCGCGCGTGATGCTTTGGAAAGCCGTATCTCGACCGCATTGGTCGAACAAACCGCGACGATGATCTTCATGCCCAACAGCCGGGCACGGCCAGAGGATTATTGCGACGGTTTTGGCCTGACCGATCACGAATTTGCCCTGATCCGCACATTGCCCGCGCACAGCCGCTGTTTCCTTGTGCGCCAGCCCGATGCCAGCGTCGTCGTGCGGCTTGATCTGTCGGGCGCTCCAGAGGTTTTGACCGTGCTGTCTGGCCGCGAAGCTTCTGTCCGGCGGCTCGATCTGCTTCGTGAAGCTGTCGGTGATGATCCGTCGCAATGGTATCCGGCGCTTACAGGTCATGCATGGCCCGAGGCCACAGCGGAGGTGGACGAACACGGCGAACCTGTCTGGCAGGCGGCCGAATGA
- a CDS encoding TrbI/VirB10 family protein, with translation MRLPPKKGAADGSPSGDPRESESAEIIDLASRNGFPAVIDRKAKTEGLGPAAGVAIVGLLGAVTFWAMQAAQTSDQPAPVGNPNVAPPAQVAAVPVSPTPVDAPQEVSPTPIAVPAPILSNNPNTGNSPATNPYASPTMVYDASTGSQGNRLVEAPTAATPAGGASTGDTGALGSAAAFASRVGGVGGAPAQARSMVNPSTTVTEGTLIPAILETAINTDVPGYVRAVVSQDVLSFDGKKVLVPRSSRLIGQYQSGVQQGQKRAYVIWTRLIRPDGASVNIASPAVAFDGTTGLEGEVDSKFFKRFGSALLLSLVDGLGAIASGGASVVLGGGQSAASTALQQDGQISPTIRVSPGEPIRVFAARDLDFSTVQ, from the coding sequence ATGCGTCTTCCACCTAAAAAGGGTGCAGCTGATGGTTCGCCGTCCGGTGACCCGCGTGAGAGCGAATCCGCCGAGATTATCGACCTTGCGAGCCGCAATGGTTTTCCAGCGGTCATTGATCGCAAGGCGAAAACCGAAGGGCTGGGCCCTGCAGCCGGTGTGGCGATTGTGGGTCTTTTGGGTGCGGTAACCTTTTGGGCGATGCAAGCTGCGCAAACCAGCGATCAACCGGCACCGGTTGGCAATCCGAACGTGGCACCGCCTGCGCAAGTCGCAGCGGTTCCGGTTTCGCCCACGCCGGTTGATGCCCCTCAGGAAGTGTCACCCACTCCTATCGCCGTACCGGCGCCGATCCTGTCGAACAATCCCAACACCGGCAATTCGCCGGCCACCAATCCCTATGCCAGCCCGACAATGGTTTACGATGCAAGCACAGGCTCGCAAGGGAACCGGTTAGTGGAAGCGCCCACGGCTGCAACACCGGCGGGCGGGGCAAGTACGGGTGATACCGGCGCGCTTGGCTCTGCGGCAGCCTTTGCGAGCCGTGTCGGCGGGGTAGGGGGCGCACCTGCGCAGGCGCGCTCGATGGTGAACCCTTCAACCACCGTTACCGAAGGCACTTTGATCCCTGCGATCCTGGAGACGGCGATCAACACCGATGTGCCCGGCTATGTCCGCGCTGTCGTAAGCCAGGACGTGTTGAGTTTTGACGGCAAGAAAGTGCTCGTCCCGCGATCGTCACGTTTGATCGGTCAATATCAGTCGGGCGTTCAGCAGGGGCAAAAACGTGCCTATGTGATCTGGACCCGTTTGATCCGGCCAGATGGCGCATCTGTGAACATCGCCTCACCTGCTGTCGCTTTTGATGGCACCACCGGGTTGGAGGGCGAGGTCGACAGCAAGTTTTTCAAACGGTTTGGCTCGGCTTTGCTGCTTTCGCTGGTGGATGGGTTGGGTGCAATCGCCTCTGGCGGCGCCTCGGTTGTCCTTGGCGGCGGACAAAGCGCGGCCAGCACGGCCTTGCAACAGGACGGTCAGATCAGCCCCACAATCCGCGTTAGTCCGGGTGAACCGATCCGCGTGTTTGCCGCGCGCGATCTGGATTTCAGCACGGTTCAATGA
- a CDS encoding TrbG/VirB9 family P-type conjugative transfer protein, with product MIRAGTFRLSICAFALAFALPVQAQDDVRLQTRTYDEGSVFTISGRVKVQTTIKFREDEAIENVAIGDSQAWQVQPNKAQSLLFVKPLDPNAKTNMTVVTSKRTYLFDLVASPRNTPLYVMKFTYPEAEKAEEEARLAAAQEQAREAATPVELAAANDPYAVADPESLNFAWVSSGVTALVPSRTYDNGDAVFLTWPIGTPIPAILVTNYDGEEGPVNFTVRGDTVVLDTVPAKIILRSGADTATLINNGPVPTDPRSAGISATGDTGS from the coding sequence ATGATCCGTGCCGGCACCTTTCGGCTGTCGATTTGTGCGTTCGCACTCGCTTTTGCGCTGCCTGTTCAAGCGCAAGACGACGTTCGCCTACAGACCCGTACTTATGACGAAGGCAGCGTGTTCACCATTTCGGGCAGGGTCAAAGTTCAAACCACGATCAAGTTCCGAGAAGACGAAGCGATCGAAAATGTCGCGATAGGCGATAGTCAGGCATGGCAGGTGCAGCCCAACAAGGCGCAATCTTTGTTGTTTGTGAAGCCGCTTGATCCCAATGCAAAGACCAACATGACTGTCGTCACGAGCAAGCGGACCTATCTTTTCGATCTGGTTGCAAGCCCGCGCAACACGCCGCTTTATGTGATGAAGTTCACCTATCCCGAGGCCGAGAAGGCAGAGGAAGAGGCCCGTCTTGCAGCGGCTCAGGAACAAGCGCGCGAGGCAGCGACGCCTGTAGAATTGGCGGCGGCCAATGATCCTTATGCTGTCGCGGATCCCGAAAGTTTGAATTTCGCATGGGTAAGTTCCGGGGTCACGGCGCTTGTGCCCTCGCGCACGTATGACAATGGTGATGCGGTGTTTCTGACATGGCCGATCGGAACGCCGATCCCGGCCATTCTCGTTACGAATTATGACGGCGAGGAAGGGCCGGTAAATTTCACGGTTCGCGGTGATACCGTTGTTCTGGACACCGTTCCTGCAAAAATCATTTTGCGTTCGGGTGCGGACACCGCAACCCTCATCAATAATGGCCCTGTGCCAACCGATCCGCGCAGTGCAGGAATATCGGCAACCGGGGACACTGGATCATGA
- a CDS encoding TonB-dependent receptor domain-containing protein, with protein sequence MSTGTRLAGLLFLSSSLSFPTALYAQSTDAPAPQEAEGDAVEDIGDLQDESEADQPEISVPGGGIIVTGRRNRDPERNSTQVLNVLSEADIARTGESDIAGALGRVSGLAVVGDGRVFVRGLGDRYSLALLNGLPLPSPEPLSRVVPLDIFPTNVIASSLVQKTYSANYPGEFGGGVINLTTKAVPVEDFLSVSFSMSGDSETTFENGLTYIGSNLDSFGFDTGLRDIPGNLQSFLDSGERVGTIDLATSEGIAAELFPENLVTLRKVNNQRPNFSGSITGGTSIELGDDTYFGIIATASIKNSLRNRTVISQGGSSDLSELFQDFSTFITDENVLVNGLLSFGLDFGEHTIRWTNLYIRDTLKTSRLEQGTDILPGFDGFDFQNQQTAFFERQLIDTQLVAEFDFDRLDVDLRGGYARTDREAPFNTSFSYTRTNIPGDPFGEQFVAYFNQLSDAGISTVAFDDLQEELWFGGIDVSYELFDSFELTVGGAYSDTTRRSSSREFRPFIAGDLLDDSLVPALGLRLPGSIINAATLTGFNVTLTEASPFPVFDAGIETQAGYGLVRWLPADNLTIEAGVRYEDAAQFVALDQTIFNAPIAGATPTNNNNDYFLPSGTVTWEPIDDLQLRFSASQTIARPQFRELVEQTYFDPESNRRFRGNPLLTDSELVNIEARIEHYLGGPNRVSLAGFYKEIDNPIENTLISASGQVLTSFANAPSAELYGAELDFVYGIDLYNLGGTFFETKQLLLLANYTYSQSQIKVGATDISPTTSNPNQLSALIFDDGAPLVGQSDHVANLSIGIEDTEKTQQATLMFNYASERVTLRGGALPDVVEDPGLTVDFVARSEVGVGGLPLELSFEIRNIFGRDNFEFQQLGANRIEINTYQVGTSFSFGVKAEF encoded by the coding sequence ATGTCGACCGGTACGCGTCTGGCAGGTTTGCTGTTTCTTTCATCGTCATTGTCTTTCCCGACTGCGCTTTATGCGCAATCAACCGATGCACCTGCGCCGCAGGAAGCCGAGGGGGACGCTGTCGAGGATATCGGCGACCTGCAAGATGAAAGCGAAGCTGATCAACCGGAAATCTCCGTCCCTGGCGGCGGGATCATCGTTACCGGTCGCCGCAACCGCGATCCCGAGCGCAATTCGACGCAGGTCCTCAACGTGCTTTCCGAAGCCGACATTGCGCGCACCGGTGAAAGCGACATCGCTGGCGCGCTTGGCCGGGTTTCCGGTCTTGCGGTGGTTGGTGATGGCCGGGTGTTCGTTCGCGGTCTTGGCGATCGGTATTCGCTCGCGCTGCTCAACGGCCTGCCTCTGCCCAGTCCGGAGCCGCTGAGCCGCGTTGTTCCGCTTGATATCTTCCCGACGAACGTCATCGCATCGTCGCTGGTGCAGAAAACCTATTCTGCGAATTATCCTGGCGAATTTGGCGGCGGCGTAATCAACCTCACCACCAAAGCGGTGCCGGTCGAAGACTTCCTCAGCGTCAGTTTTTCGATGAGCGGCGATAGCGAGACCACTTTTGAAAATGGCCTGACCTATATCGGTTCGAACCTCGATTCATTCGGTTTCGACACGGGTTTGCGCGATATTCCCGGCAACCTTCAGTCATTCCTCGACAGCGGAGAGCGGGTCGGCACTATCGATCTCGCCACGTCAGAAGGCATCGCCGCAGAGCTCTTTCCGGAAAATCTCGTCACGCTGCGCAAGGTCAACAATCAACGGCCAAACTTCTCCGGTTCCATCACAGGCGGCACGTCGATCGAACTTGGCGATGATACGTATTTCGGAATTATCGCGACAGCCTCGATCAAAAACAGCCTGCGCAACCGCACCGTAATCAGTCAGGGCGGTAGCTCCGACCTGTCGGAACTGTTCCAGGATTTCAGCACCTTTATCACCGATGAAAACGTGTTGGTGAACGGCCTTCTCAGCTTTGGCCTCGACTTTGGTGAGCACACGATCCGCTGGACCAATCTTTACATCCGCGACACTCTGAAGACATCGCGGCTTGAGCAAGGCACCGACATTCTGCCCGGTTTCGACGGGTTCGATTTCCAAAATCAGCAGACTGCATTTTTCGAGCGGCAGTTGATCGATACCCAGCTCGTTGCCGAGTTCGATTTTGACCGTTTGGACGTGGATCTGCGTGGGGGGTACGCCCGCACTGATCGCGAAGCACCTTTCAACACATCCTTCAGCTATACGCGGACCAACATTCCGGGCGACCCGTTCGGCGAGCAATTTGTCGCCTATTTCAACCAGCTGTCCGATGCCGGTATCTCGACTGTCGCGTTTGACGATCTTCAGGAAGAGCTGTGGTTTGGCGGTATTGATGTCTCTTACGAGCTGTTTGACAGCTTCGAACTTACCGTAGGCGGCGCGTATTCCGACACCACGCGCCGATCTTCGAGCCGCGAGTTCCGTCCGTTTATCGCGGGCGATTTGCTGGACGATTCGCTTGTCCCTGCGCTTGGCCTGCGCCTTCCGGGCTCTATCATCAATGCGGCCACGCTGACCGGTTTCAACGTCACCCTGACCGAGGCTTCGCCGTTCCCTGTGTTCGACGCGGGCATCGAAACCCAGGCAGGCTATGGTCTGGTTCGCTGGCTTCCGGCGGACAACCTGACCATCGAAGCCGGTGTCCGGTACGAGGACGCCGCGCAGTTTGTCGCGCTTGACCAGACAATCTTCAACGCGCCGATTGCAGGTGCAACACCAACCAACAACAACAACGATTACTTCCTCCCGAGCGGCACAGTCACGTGGGAGCCGATCGACGATCTGCAGCTGCGCTTTTCCGCGTCGCAAACCATCGCCCGTCCGCAATTCCGCGAACTGGTCGAACAAACCTATTTCGACCCGGAATCGAACCGCCGTTTCCGGGGTAACCCGCTGCTTACCGATAGCGAGCTGGTCAATATCGAAGCGCGCATCGAACATTACCTTGGCGGGCCCAATCGCGTCAGCCTTGCAGGTTTTTACAAGGAGATCGACAACCCGATCGAGAACACTTTGATCTCGGCATCGGGCCAGGTTCTCACCAGCTTTGCCAATGCGCCAAGCGCCGAGCTTTACGGGGCCGAGCTGGATTTTGTATACGGCATCGACCTCTATAATCTGGGCGGCACGTTCTTCGAAACGAAACAACTGCTGCTGCTGGCGAACTACACCTATTCGCAGTCGCAAATTAAAGTTGGCGCGACCGATATTTCGCCAACCACATCCAACCCGAACCAGCTTTCCGCTCTTATCTTTGACGATGGCGCGCCGCTGGTGGGTCAATCCGATCATGTCGCCAACCTGTCCATCGGGATCGAAGATACCGAGAAAACCCAGCAGGCGACGCTTATGTTCAACTATGCCAGCGAGCGTGTGACCCTGCGCGGCGGAGCGTTGCCAGATGTGGTCGAAGATCCCGGCCTGACCGTCGATTTTGTCGCCCGTTCCGAAGTCGGCGTAGGCGGTCTTCCGCTCGAGTTGTCGTTCGAAATTCGCAACATATTTGGCCGCGACAATTTCGAATTCCAACAGCTTGGCGCGAACCGGATTGAAATCAACACCTATCAGGTGGGCACTTCATTCTCATTCGGTGTCAAAGCCGAATTCTAA
- a CDS encoding type IV secretion system protein, with protein sequence MTTTCDLAAQEMGTGVSAALTAVDCIASQVSEQAFSRIFGADGELALALTLLLVFYVAFFGISLMLGRTNVSIRALVPKMMTLGLVLTFATSFAAFSAIFYNLFVDGPDQIASAITGADGSATATFAQKLDVVFLAVQQASGDTTDISAFSPQGMMWIGAMLLLLGTVGLLVTARIGLALLLAVGPIFVVLALFNGTRGLFTGWLKGVTMLALAPLFAVLGGSIMLEMAVPILAALVAVPGQIDQQAAMAFFLVGSVHIALMFIVLKVATTMVSGWQVFGLVPHKDEPVRGGAVAAPAAAASASSAPARAAQIAPAGTANRRRMDVAPQATVISAANDSGSGRATIRETKVFATSSGGGQAAPLNPSTSRTRGIGNRFRSAGTARIASRPEKTS encoded by the coding sequence ATGACAACCACGTGCGATCTCGCCGCTCAGGAAATGGGCACGGGTGTTTCCGCTGCGCTGACTGCGGTGGATTGCATCGCCTCGCAAGTGAGCGAGCAGGCATTTTCGCGCATATTCGGAGCCGATGGCGAGCTGGCCCTGGCGCTTACATTACTGCTGGTGTTTTACGTCGCATTTTTCGGGATCAGTTTGATGCTGGGCCGCACCAACGTGTCCATTCGGGCATTGGTGCCGAAAATGATGACGCTGGGTCTTGTTCTGACTTTTGCGACCAGCTTCGCTGCTTTTTCTGCCATTTTCTACAATTTGTTCGTCGACGGGCCGGATCAAATCGCGAGCGCAATTACCGGTGCAGATGGATCGGCCACCGCTACATTTGCGCAAAAGCTCGATGTCGTGTTCCTGGCGGTTCAACAGGCCAGCGGTGACACGACCGATATCAGCGCGTTCTCGCCACAGGGAATGATGTGGATCGGCGCGATGCTTTTGCTGCTGGGTACAGTTGGCCTGTTGGTGACCGCGCGTATCGGTCTTGCGCTGCTTTTGGCGGTAGGTCCGATCTTTGTCGTGCTTGCGCTGTTCAATGGTACGCGCGGCCTGTTCACAGGCTGGCTGAAAGGTGTGACCATGCTGGCGCTTGCGCCGCTGTTCGCGGTGCTGGGCGGTTCGATCATGCTCGAAATGGCGGTTCCCATCCTTGCGGCTTTGGTCGCTGTGCCGGGACAGATCGACCAACAGGCGGCGATGGCATTCTTTCTTGTCGGGTCGGTCCATATCGCTTTGATGTTCATCGTCTTGAAGGTCGCCACCACCATGGTTTCAGGTTGGCAGGTTTTTGGTCTGGTGCCGCACAAGGATGAGCCCGTTCGAGGCGGAGCCGTTGCAGCGCCAGCTGCCGCAGCGTCTGCCAGCTCGGCGCCGGCTCGGGCAGCGCAAATCGCGCCGGCCGGCACCGCCAATCGGCGGCGCATGGATGTTGCCCCTCAGGCTACGGTCATATCCGCCGCCAATGATAGCGGCAGCGGCAGAGCAACCATTCGCGAGACAAAGGTTTTTGCGACATCTTCGGGGGGCGGTCAGGCCGCGCCGCTCAATCCATCCACGTCGCGCACGCGCGGCATCGGCAACCGGTTCCGTTCAGCCGGCACCGCAAGAATAGCATCCAGACCGGAGAAAACTTCATGA
- a CDS encoding type IV secretion system protein VirB3 has product MNDLVRNPVHRALTRPQMFAGVTMNFFIINLMVTTIAFLILKSWWILPVPLVMHVVGYFASLREPRIFDLWITKVSKCPRIPNYKRWGCNSYTP; this is encoded by the coding sequence ATGAATGATCTCGTCAGAAATCCGGTGCACCGTGCACTCACTCGTCCGCAAATGTTTGCAGGCGTCACGATGAATTTCTTTATCATCAATTTGATGGTGACGACGATCGCATTCCTGATTTTGAAGAGCTGGTGGATATTGCCGGTGCCGCTGGTGATGCATGTGGTTGGCTATTTTGCTTCACTGCGCGAACCGCGTATTTTCGATCTCTGGATCACCAAAGTGTCGAAATGCCCGCGCATCCCGAATTACAAGCGCTGGGGCTGCAACAGCTACACACCCTGA
- a CDS encoding TrbC/VirB2 family protein yields the protein MTSLFQMPARIAAFLTMILMPAAASAQGTDPQGAGPINNALLWLQGTLLGTVATTVAVMAVAAIGFMMLTGRMNWRFGATVIIGVFILFGATTIVAGIQSAV from the coding sequence ATGACATCGCTGTTTCAGATGCCGGCCCGGATTGCGGCCTTTTTGACTATGATACTGATGCCTGCTGCGGCCAGCGCACAGGGCACCGATCCGCAAGGCGCAGGTCCCATCAACAACGCGCTTTTGTGGTTGCAAGGGACACTGCTGGGTACAGTCGCGACGACTGTTGCAGTGATGGCTGTGGCGGCAATCGGTTTCATGATGCTTACTGGCCGGATGAATTGGCGTTTTGGCGCCACGGTAATCATCGGCGTGTTCATTCTGTTCGGGGCGACGACTATCGTCGCGGGCATTCAGTCGGCGGTGTAA
- a CDS encoding lytic transglycosylase domain-containing protein: protein MILAQASKVFVAALIAVSAVSAQADVMEVDGTGARWVAGGAPSPGPAIITDTVSANGTELVAAITPQLGTIGVPNRYIAKITELSLRYDLSPRLLEALVWQESRWRETALSPAGARGLAQLMPGTARYLGVDPDDPEANLEGGARYLREQLNRFDGDLEKALAAYNAGPGRVARANGIPNIRETQQYVAAIMGRLANHARPAGQ, encoded by the coding sequence GTGATTCTAGCGCAAGCGAGCAAAGTCTTTGTTGCTGCTTTGATAGCTGTCAGCGCAGTTTCTGCGCAGGCTGATGTTATGGAAGTGGATGGCACGGGTGCGCGCTGGGTTGCTGGCGGTGCGCCTTCACCCGGTCCTGCAATTATCACCGACACAGTTTCTGCAAACGGCACAGAGCTGGTCGCTGCGATTACCCCGCAGCTTGGCACGATTGGCGTTCCCAATCGCTATATCGCGAAAATCACAGAATTATCCTTGCGCTATGATCTGAGCCCAAGATTGCTCGAAGCTCTTGTGTGGCAGGAAAGCCGCTGGCGCGAGACCGCCTTATCACCCGCCGGTGCGCGCGGTCTGGCTCAACTAATGCCGGGTACAGCGCGCTATCTAGGCGTAGATCCGGACGATCCAGAGGCCAATCTGGAGGGCGGGGCGCGTTACCTTCGTGAACAGCTAAACCGGTTTGACGGCGATCTGGAAAAGGCATTGGCGGCATACAATGCGGGGCCCGGCAGAGTGGCCCGGGCCAACGGAATTCCAAACATTCGCGAGACACAGCAATATGTTGCTGCCATCATGGGGCGTCTTGCCAACCATGCACGGCCTGCGGGGCAATAA
- a CDS encoding tetratricopeptide repeat protein, giving the protein MTFTTLVIALAAANPAVDAPTNDAPATAELGAASLVQGKSASAIQTIEPQLDETPHDPALLINMGIAFAQTGDDAKARSLFKAAMSSPEHFELETASGSTIDSRRLARRAIAMLDRGEFRPANSRLVLAE; this is encoded by the coding sequence ATGACATTCACAACACTTGTCATTGCGCTTGCGGCGGCCAATCCGGCTGTCGATGCACCAACCAATGATGCGCCTGCGACGGCCGAGCTTGGCGCGGCGTCGCTTGTCCAGGGTAAAAGCGCGTCCGCAATCCAAACGATCGAGCCGCAATTGGATGAAACGCCTCATGATCCGGCGCTTTTGATTAATATGGGCATCGCTTTCGCGCAGACTGGTGACGATGCCAAAGCGCGCAGCCTGTTTAAAGCGGCCATGTCGAGCCCTGAACATTTCGAGCTGGAAACAGCCAGCGGCAGCACAATCGATTCCCGCCGTCTTGCGCGCAGAGCAATCGCCATGCTTGATCGCGGAGAATTCCGTCCGGCAAACAGCCGGCTTGTTCTGGCGGAATAG